One Fuerstiella marisgermanici DNA window includes the following coding sequences:
- a CDS encoding DUF1552 domain-containing protein, whose amino-acid sequence MNFPLSLSRRTALRGLGISLGLPWFESIVPRAAAASIAPTPPQRMAFIFVPNGVHLPDWTPETEGYGFDLPFILDPLAPVKDDLMVITGLTHDKGRANGDGPGDHARSASVFLTGAQPRKTNGADIRSGMSVDQVAAQAAGKLTRFASLELGCEPGRSAGNCDSGYSCAYSSSISWSGSASPLGKETNPRFVFERLFGNGKAKEMDKNKIRRDALKKSILDFISEDAQKLQAKLGRADQHKLDEYLTGVREVERRIEITESEPQHSADIDYPIPEGIPGDYGQHLRLMSDMMVLAFQTDSTRISTCMFADAGSNRSYKAIDVPDGHHALSHHRGDAEKHAKIRKINQFHVAQLSYFLQKLKATPDGHGNLLDNSMIVYGSGLSDGDRHNNENLPVLLAGHGGGSVDTGRHLKVPTETPMCNLYMSLLDRFGASVDFIGDSTGRLSGLQI is encoded by the coding sequence ATGAATTTTCCACTTTCCTTATCACGACGCACTGCATTGCGTGGGCTGGGCATTTCGCTGGGCTTGCCGTGGTTTGAATCGATTGTTCCCAGGGCTGCCGCGGCATCAATTGCACCAACGCCGCCTCAGCGAATGGCGTTTATCTTCGTGCCAAACGGAGTTCACCTGCCCGATTGGACCCCCGAAACCGAAGGTTACGGATTCGACCTGCCGTTCATTCTCGATCCGCTCGCGCCCGTCAAAGACGACCTGATGGTCATCACCGGACTGACTCACGACAAGGGACGAGCCAACGGAGACGGCCCCGGCGACCACGCTCGCAGCGCCTCCGTATTCCTAACCGGAGCTCAGCCGCGCAAGACCAACGGAGCGGACATCCGGTCCGGCATGTCCGTCGATCAGGTGGCTGCTCAAGCTGCCGGAAAGCTCACGCGATTTGCATCACTGGAACTCGGATGCGAACCCGGCCGCAGCGCGGGCAACTGCGACTCAGGCTACAGCTGTGCATACTCGTCCAGCATCTCATGGTCGGGAAGTGCGTCACCGCTGGGCAAGGAAACCAATCCTCGCTTCGTCTTCGAACGCCTGTTCGGAAACGGCAAGGCGAAGGAAATGGACAAAAACAAGATCCGCCGCGACGCGTTGAAGAAGAGCATTCTCGACTTCATTTCCGAAGACGCTCAAAAACTGCAGGCCAAACTTGGGCGAGCCGATCAGCACAAGCTTGATGAATACCTGACCGGCGTCCGCGAAGTAGAACGCCGCATCGAAATTACCGAAAGCGAACCGCAACACTCGGCCGACATCGACTACCCGATTCCCGAAGGTATTCCCGGCGACTACGGCCAGCATCTGCGACTGATGAGCGACATGATGGTGCTGGCGTTCCAAACGGACAGCACTCGTATTTCCACGTGCATGTTCGCGGATGCCGGCAGCAACCGCAGCTACAAAGCGATTGACGTCCCGGACGGTCATCACGCCTTGTCACATCATCGCGGCGATGCCGAAAAGCACGCCAAGATCCGCAAGATCAACCAGTTCCACGTGGCTCAGCTAAGTTACTTCCTGCAAAAGCTGAAGGCGACACCAGATGGCCACGGCAACCTGCTGGACAATTCCATGATCGTCTACGGAAGTGGCCTTAGCGATGGCGATCGGCATAACAACGAAAATCTGCCCGTGCTGCTGGCAGGTCACGGCGGCGGTTCTGTTGATACCGGTCGGCATCTGAAAGTGCCAACGGAAACACCGATGTGCAATCTGTACATGTCGTTGCTGGACCGCTTCGGCGCGTCCGTCGACTTCATCGGCGACAGCACTGGACGCTTGTCCGGACTGCAAATTTGA
- a CDS encoding DUF1592 domain-containing protein codes for MQRNILTLVTVPFFLAAQLSLATADEEQATAPEEFTKQVKPFLELHCVGCHSSDGAEAGINFEKYTDSARIQTDYELWEKVRRLIRDRQMPPAEETQPTADELTDILDSLQAQLDSFDCSSDQHPGRVTLRRLNKAEFNNTIRDLTGLQLNLADDFPSDDVGEGFDNIGDVLTIPPVLLEKYLAAAQTVAQQIMSDEAAKKRVLPHTAESAEEMVEAARQNIREFATLAWRRPITDAEGDRLFAIMKLAWERDSKPDEIFETAITAVLANPHFLFRVEADPTDDDKDGIRSLNGYELASRLSYFLWSTMPDEELFKLAASGELTKPEVLAAQAKRMLADPKSVALIDNFAGQWLQLRDVTKLKPDPDQFPTFDAELQLAMRRETESFFENMIREDRSVLEFLTADYTFVNERLAKHYGMKDVTGDQFQKVAMAKGRRGVLTHSSILLLTSNPTRTSPVKRGKWVLENILAEPPPPPPPDVPELEEGGETLGSLREQMEQHRSNPACAVCHVKMDAVGFGMENFDAIGAWRDRDGRFEVNAAGELPGGKKFDGASELMQILAEDNKTEFLRCLSGKMLVYALGRGLVSYDRCVVNDVVASLEENDHRFSSLVTAIVQSDAFRKREAK; via the coding sequence ATGCAACGCAACATTTTAACATTGGTGACTGTCCCGTTTTTCCTCGCCGCACAGCTGTCGCTCGCGACGGCCGATGAGGAACAGGCCACTGCGCCTGAGGAATTCACCAAGCAAGTGAAGCCGTTTCTCGAACTGCACTGCGTTGGCTGTCATAGCAGCGACGGTGCGGAGGCAGGAATCAACTTCGAAAAGTACACGGATTCGGCTCGCATCCAAACTGACTACGAATTGTGGGAAAAAGTACGTCGGCTGATTCGAGACCGACAAATGCCGCCCGCTGAGGAAACTCAACCAACCGCCGATGAACTGACCGACATTCTGGACAGTTTGCAGGCGCAACTGGATTCTTTCGACTGTTCGTCCGACCAGCATCCGGGCCGAGTCACGTTACGTCGGCTGAACAAAGCGGAATTCAACAACACAATTCGTGACCTCACCGGCCTGCAGTTGAACCTCGCAGACGACTTCCCTTCCGACGATGTCGGCGAAGGCTTCGATAATATCGGCGATGTGCTCACCATCCCGCCCGTGCTGCTGGAGAAGTATCTGGCGGCCGCTCAAACGGTGGCTCAGCAGATCATGTCTGACGAAGCCGCAAAGAAACGTGTCCTGCCGCACACCGCAGAATCAGCAGAAGAAATGGTGGAGGCTGCTCGTCAGAACATCCGCGAATTCGCAACGCTCGCATGGCGGCGACCGATCACAGATGCCGAGGGCGATCGGCTTTTCGCAATCATGAAGCTCGCCTGGGAACGGGACAGCAAACCGGACGAAATCTTTGAAACCGCGATCACAGCAGTTCTCGCCAATCCGCACTTCTTATTCCGAGTCGAAGCGGATCCGACAGACGATGACAAAGACGGCATTCGATCGTTGAACGGCTACGAACTGGCGTCGCGGCTATCGTACTTTTTGTGGAGTACCATGCCTGACGAAGAGTTGTTCAAACTTGCAGCCAGCGGTGAACTCACGAAACCGGAAGTACTGGCGGCCCAAGCGAAACGCATGCTGGCCGACCCGAAATCCGTCGCACTGATCGACAACTTCGCCGGACAGTGGCTGCAACTTCGAGACGTGACCAAACTGAAGCCGGATCCGGATCAGTTTCCCACATTCGACGCTGAACTACAGTTGGCGATGCGCCGCGAGACGGAATCGTTCTTTGAAAACATGATTCGCGAAGACCGTAGCGTGCTCGAATTCTTGACCGCCGACTACACGTTCGTCAACGAACGCCTGGCAAAACATTATGGCATGAAAGACGTCACCGGCGACCAGTTTCAGAAAGTGGCGATGGCAAAAGGCCGTCGAGGCGTGTTGACGCATTCCAGCATTTTGCTGCTGACCTCAAATCCGACCCGCACTTCGCCCGTAAAACGAGGCAAATGGGTGCTTGAGAACATTCTGGCCGAACCACCGCCGCCACCGCCGCCAGACGTCCCCGAACTGGAAGAAGGCGGCGAAACCCTCGGCTCATTACGGGAACAAATGGAGCAGCATCGATCGAATCCGGCGTGTGCCGTGTGTCACGTGAAGATGGATGCGGTTGGGTTCGGCATGGAGAACTTTGACGCTATTGGCGCTTGGCGGGACCGTGACGGTCGCTTCGAGGTCAATGCAGCAGGAGAGCTGCCGGGCGGAAAGAAGTTCGATGGCGCGTCCGAATTGATGCAGATTCTGGCCGAAGACAATAAAACCGAGTTTCTGCGGTGCCTCTCTGGTAAGATGTTGGTTTACGCTTTGGGACGCGGCTTAGTATCCTATGACCGTTGCGTGGTCAACGATGTTGTCGCGTCGCTGGAAGAAAACGACCACCGGTTTAGTAGTTTGGTGACGGCCATCGTGCAAAGCGATGCCTTTAGAAAACGCGAGGCCAAATAG
- a CDS encoding transposase, translated as MHDHVHALVWFPEPFQISPFMNKWKELTSKTLKSVLRERFANYWSQIDSSEPIWQSRYYGFNIWSRSKVEEKRDDMHLNPVRAGLVQRANHWPWSSARWYLERQSVGLPIRWPPGLEHDDQFATDL; from the coding sequence ATGCACGATCACGTCCACGCTCTCGTGTGGTTCCCCGAGCCTTTTCAAATCAGTCCGTTCATGAATAAGTGGAAGGAACTGACGTCCAAAACATTGAAGTCCGTGCTGCGTGAGCGTTTCGCGAATTATTGGTCGCAGATCGATTCGTCCGAGCCGATCTGGCAGTCACGTTACTACGGCTTCAACATTTGGTCACGCTCGAAGGTGGAGGAGAAACGGGATGACATGCACCTGAATCCCGTCCGGGCGGGCCTGGTACAACGAGCCAACCACTGGCCATGGAGCTCGGCCCGCTGGTATCTGGAACGTCAATCTGTTGGCTTGCCGATTCGCTGGCCGCCGGGATTGGAACATGATGACCAGTTCGCAACCGATCTGTAG
- a CDS encoding DUF6797 domain-containing protein — protein MNRFLCPLLFVVLALNVTNSAPAADDTDILRRENLVAWCIVPFDAAKRGPAERAVMLKELGITCCAYDWRAEHVPTFEQEIIEYKKHGIEFFAFWSVHDDAFKLFEKYDLHPQIWQMMSDPGEGDQAAKVEKAVQAMLPLANRTAQLGCKLGLYNHGGWSGEPVNLVAVCRRLRELGQKHVGIVYNFHHGHGHISDWHKSFAMMKPYLHCLNLNGMNDQAKPKILGIGKGAHELQMIRTVVESDYDGRIGILDHRNDLDARESLQENRDGLELVRKQLAKQSETAAVGSPGHGIPYNAAHVAELVTDAAKHGDVKRGAAVFANAKLACLSCHQIGQHGGTVGPDLLKVLKERKPNHIVESVLWPKRDVKPEFAVWQVVTTSGRVVSGYREKSKVEGSGVRANKDSGDVVVLCDPATGKRTPIAQTDVEEMVEGSTVMPSGLTAAMSRQQQLDLFRFLNELGEVSDVPPAVKHVIAHSSMHGPATFPIVAAPMAPERWSNATHPVTRDRLYDFYTRQAEYFRSQHHVPMLLAPFPGMDGGQQGHWGNQNEDTWRDGRWNETKLGSVQSGVLHANGKAIARAVCVRLGDEGQMSACFNPDTLTYEAVWQDGFVKFDAVRHGFVGGLRLDGELVAMEPQSPPDEPFRYHGFYRHGDRVIFAYRIGDVEYLDSPWVEDGKFSRERASIEQHSLRHVLGGGPPQSPIEIETKIIPGNGRPYAIDTIELPYDNPWNAQLFCGGHDFLPNGDALVCTMQGDVWRVSGLDSGSDEVGRATWRRFASGLHHALGLVVADDGIYVQCRDQLTRLTDLNNDGEADFYECFSNAFKTSPAGHDFICGLQRDTAGNFYTASGNQGLLRISPDGQDVKVLATGFRNPDGLGILPDGTLTVPVSEGEWTPASAINAVRRNVAAASSVGDSPTANAHGQGDQPPHFGYRGPRDGQPPELPLAYLPRALDNSSGGQAFVNSDEFGPLKDQLLHFSFGGGTWFVVLRDEVNGQAQGALVPMTGDFLSGVHRGRFHPKDGQLYVTGMAGWGSYTPDDGCFQRVRFTGDKFQMPVGFHLHENGVKIDFDQPLDQSIAGDIGRQFAQCWNYRYSGAYGSVEFSTTHPGVAGHDPLAITSAHVLKGGKSLFLEIPDLQPVSQLHLRLHTNKDEAVSYNPAGGGHDLFITAHELDKPFTDFPGYVPRQKTIAAHPLLTDLAMNAERVPNPWAKPIKGARPINVATGKNLSYATKEFTVKAGEALAFTLENPDVVPHNWVLVQPGALQSVGELGNQLIANPKAYARQYVPESNHVIAHTDIVSPGEKQTIYFAAPETPGHYPFLCTFPGHWMVMNGVMVVE, from the coding sequence ATGAATCGATTCTTGTGCCCTTTGTTGTTCGTTGTCTTGGCCCTGAATGTAACGAATTCGGCACCGGCTGCGGACGACACCGACATCCTTCGGAGAGAGAACCTGGTCGCGTGGTGCATCGTTCCGTTTGATGCGGCCAAACGCGGTCCCGCAGAACGAGCGGTCATGTTGAAAGAGCTGGGGATTACTTGCTGCGCCTACGACTGGCGAGCCGAGCATGTGCCCACCTTTGAACAGGAGATTATTGAGTACAAGAAGCACGGGATCGAATTCTTCGCCTTCTGGAGCGTCCACGATGACGCATTCAAGCTGTTCGAGAAGTACGACCTGCACCCGCAAATCTGGCAGATGATGAGTGACCCGGGCGAAGGTGATCAGGCAGCGAAAGTCGAGAAAGCAGTTCAGGCCATGCTGCCGCTTGCCAACCGAACGGCTCAATTGGGCTGTAAGCTGGGCCTCTACAATCACGGTGGCTGGAGTGGCGAACCCGTGAATCTGGTTGCCGTTTGCCGGCGGCTGAGGGAACTTGGGCAGAAGCATGTCGGCATCGTCTACAACTTTCATCACGGCCATGGCCATATCAGCGATTGGCACAAATCCTTCGCCATGATGAAGCCGTATCTGCATTGTCTGAATCTGAACGGCATGAATGACCAAGCCAAGCCAAAGATTCTGGGCATCGGCAAGGGGGCTCACGAACTGCAGATGATCCGCACAGTCGTAGAAAGCGACTACGACGGGCGGATCGGAATTCTTGATCATCGCAACGATCTGGATGCGCGCGAATCGCTACAGGAAAATCGCGACGGGCTGGAACTCGTGAGAAAGCAGCTCGCGAAGCAATCCGAAACGGCGGCGGTTGGAAGCCCAGGCCACGGAATTCCATACAACGCAGCCCACGTCGCGGAACTCGTGACTGACGCCGCAAAGCACGGCGATGTAAAACGTGGCGCGGCGGTGTTTGCCAATGCGAAGTTGGCGTGTTTGTCGTGCCATCAAATAGGTCAGCACGGCGGCACAGTCGGGCCGGATCTGTTGAAGGTGCTGAAGGAACGTAAGCCGAATCACATTGTCGAATCAGTGTTGTGGCCGAAACGCGACGTTAAACCGGAATTCGCCGTGTGGCAGGTGGTGACAACGTCCGGTCGCGTGGTCAGCGGATATCGTGAGAAGTCTAAGGTTGAAGGCTCAGGGGTGAGGGCCAACAAGGACAGTGGCGATGTCGTCGTTCTCTGCGATCCGGCAACTGGCAAGCGAACCCCGATTGCTCAAACCGACGTGGAAGAAATGGTCGAAGGAAGCACGGTGATGCCCAGCGGCTTGACGGCTGCTATGTCGCGGCAACAGCAGCTCGACCTGTTCCGTTTTCTGAATGAACTCGGCGAAGTCTCAGACGTACCGCCCGCAGTGAAACACGTGATCGCACATTCCAGCATGCATGGCCCGGCGACGTTTCCGATCGTCGCTGCCCCGATGGCTCCCGAACGCTGGTCGAACGCCACTCATCCTGTCACTCGAGACCGCCTGTACGATTTCTACACGCGGCAGGCAGAATACTTCCGATCGCAGCATCATGTTCCGATGCTGTTGGCCCCGTTTCCTGGCATGGACGGTGGCCAGCAGGGGCATTGGGGCAATCAAAACGAAGACACATGGCGTGATGGCCGCTGGAACGAAACGAAGCTCGGTTCCGTGCAGTCGGGCGTGCTGCATGCGAACGGAAAAGCGATCGCCCGAGCCGTCTGTGTGCGACTCGGCGACGAAGGACAGATGTCGGCCTGCTTTAACCCGGACACATTAACCTACGAAGCCGTGTGGCAGGACGGCTTCGTTAAGTTCGATGCCGTGCGTCATGGATTCGTGGGCGGCTTGCGATTGGACGGTGAGCTAGTCGCTATGGAACCACAGTCACCGCCGGACGAGCCGTTTCGCTATCACGGATTCTACCGGCACGGCGACCGCGTGATTTTCGCCTACCGTATCGGCGATGTGGAGTATCTGGATTCGCCGTGGGTCGAAGACGGGAAGTTTTCACGCGAACGAGCTTCGATCGAACAGCATTCGCTGCGACACGTTTTGGGTGGTGGTCCGCCTCAGTCGCCGATTGAAATCGAAACGAAAATTATTCCCGGCAACGGACGGCCGTACGCCATCGATACGATCGAACTGCCCTACGACAATCCATGGAATGCTCAACTGTTTTGCGGCGGCCACGATTTCCTGCCGAATGGCGACGCACTGGTTTGCACGATGCAGGGAGATGTGTGGCGCGTTAGCGGCCTGGATTCCGGTTCTGATGAAGTTGGCAGGGCGACATGGCGACGGTTCGCGTCCGGCCTGCATCACGCGTTGGGGTTGGTCGTGGCGGACGACGGTATCTACGTACAATGCCGCGACCAGTTGACTCGCCTAACCGACCTCAACAATGACGGCGAAGCGGACTTCTACGAATGCTTCAGCAACGCCTTCAAGACGTCGCCCGCTGGGCACGATTTCATTTGCGGATTGCAGCGAGATACCGCTGGCAACTTCTACACGGCGTCCGGCAACCAGGGCTTGCTACGCATTTCTCCCGACGGTCAGGACGTCAAAGTTCTGGCGACCGGTTTTCGCAATCCGGACGGCTTGGGCATTCTGCCGGACGGCACGTTGACCGTCCCCGTGTCTGAAGGCGAATGGACTCCGGCGTCGGCCATCAATGCCGTTCGGCGAAATGTGGCTGCAGCTTCCAGTGTCGGAGATTCCCCAACGGCTAACGCTCACGGCCAAGGCGATCAACCACCTCACTTTGGCTACCGAGGCCCGCGTGACGGCCAGCCTCCTGAACTGCCGCTGGCCTACCTGCCTCGCGCATTGGACAACTCAAGTGGCGGCCAGGCGTTTGTTAACAGCGATGAATTCGGACCGCTGAAAGACCAGCTGCTGCACTTTTCGTTCGGTGGTGGTACATGGTTTGTCGTGCTGCGAGACGAAGTGAACGGCCAGGCTCAGGGGGCCTTGGTCCCGATGACGGGTGACTTTCTGTCGGGCGTTCATCGAGGTCGCTTCCATCCGAAGGACGGGCAACTTTACGTGACAGGCATGGCAGGCTGGGGTTCGTACACACCAGACGATGGCTGCTTTCAGCGAGTTCGGTTCACCGGCGACAAGTTCCAAATGCCGGTCGGCTTTCATCTTCACGAAAACGGAGTGAAAATCGACTTCGACCAGCCGCTGGACCAATCGATTGCAGGCGACATCGGTCGCCAGTTCGCTCAATGCTGGAACTACCGTTACAGCGGCGCGTATGGATCGGTTGAATTTTCCACGACTCATCCGGGCGTCGCCGGGCACGATCCGTTGGCAATCACGTCGGCTCATGTTTTGAAGGGTGGCAAGTCGCTGTTTCTTGAGATTCCGGATCTGCAGCCTGTGAGTCAATTGCATCTGCGACTGCACACCAACAAAGACGAAGCCGTTTCGTACAATCCGGCTGGCGGTGGACACGATTTGTTCATCACCGCGCATGAACTCGATAAGCCCTTCACAGACTTCCCCGGGTACGTGCCGCGACAAAAGACGATTGCTGCTCACCCGCTGCTGACGGATCTGGCTATGAATGCAGAACGGGTTCCCAACCCGTGGGCGAAGCCCATCAAGGGAGCTCGCCCCATCAACGTCGCGACTGGCAAAAACTTGTCGTATGCGACAAAGGAATTCACTGTTAAAGCTGGCGAGGCGCTAGCGTTCACGTTGGAGAACCCGGACGTCGTGCCGCACAACTGGGTGTTGGTTCAGCCCGGCGCGTTGCAAAGTGTTGGCGAACTCGGGAATCAGCTCATCGCCAATCCGAAAGCGTACGCTCGTCAGTATGTTCCGGAATCGAACCATGTCATTGCTCACACCGACATCGTGTCACCCGGCGAAAAACAAACGATTTACTTCGCGGCCCCGGAAACGCCGGGTCACTATCCGTTTCTGTGTACGTTTCCGGGGCATTGGATGGTTATGAATGGTGTGATGGTGGTTGAATGA
- a CDS encoding sulfotransferase family protein: protein MRLEHWLPLLARNGFRVHPSRLPWALLTTASAASSSMLYLMQQLVYGRRINATEPVAPPIFILGHWRTGTTFLQEMLSHDPRLTSPSNYQVYSANHFLLTEDLAVKYLNFLLPSKRPMDNVTLKWESPQEDEWARITMGLPSPYLRVAFARQPPPFAEYLNLDGVSPAAIEAWKAGFMKFLRMVTLKTGKRLVFKSPHHTGRLKVLHEMFPDAKFIHVTRDPFTFFPSTLRMYRSFDHTQSLQKPSENDGLEDYVLDSGRRMYDSYHSYRGQVPEDQILDVRYDDLVKNPVSTMRDIYSRLSLGDIEPALGGFEKYLAPRKNYVTNRHQLPDYWQARIRSEWGQYFESFGYNSDDEG, encoded by the coding sequence ATGCGTCTTGAACACTGGTTGCCGTTGCTGGCTCGCAACGGCTTTCGCGTTCATCCGTCGCGGTTGCCGTGGGCCCTGTTGACGACGGCATCCGCCGCCAGCAGCAGCATGCTGTATCTGATGCAACAACTGGTCTACGGGCGTCGGATCAACGCCACAGAACCCGTCGCGCCGCCGATCTTTATTCTGGGCCATTGGCGCACTGGGACAACGTTTCTGCAGGAAATGCTATCGCACGATCCTCGGCTGACCTCACCGTCCAATTACCAGGTTTACTCCGCAAACCATTTCCTGCTGACGGAAGATCTGGCCGTTAAGTACCTGAACTTTCTGCTTCCTTCGAAGCGGCCGATGGACAATGTGACGTTGAAGTGGGAAAGCCCGCAGGAGGACGAATGGGCGCGGATCACGATGGGCCTGCCATCGCCGTATTTGCGAGTCGCTTTCGCTCGCCAGCCGCCGCCGTTCGCCGAATACCTGAACCTGGACGGAGTCAGCCCGGCCGCGATCGAAGCGTGGAAAGCGGGGTTTATGAAGTTTCTACGGATGGTCACTTTGAAGACCGGAAAGCGACTGGTGTTCAAATCGCCTCATCACACCGGGCGGTTGAAAGTGTTGCATGAGATGTTTCCGGACGCGAAGTTCATTCATGTGACGCGGGATCCGTTTACCTTTTTCCCGTCCACTTTAAGGATGTATCGCTCATTCGATCACACGCAGTCGCTGCAAAAACCGTCCGAAAATGACGGTCTTGAGGATTATGTGCTGGATTCCGGTCGACGGATGTATGACAGTTATCACTCCTATCGGGGCCAGGTGCCGGAAGACCAAATTCTGGACGTCCGCTACGACGATCTCGTCAAGAACCCAGTCAGCACGATGAGAGACATCTACTCGCGTCTTAGTCTGGGCGACATTGAGCCAGCGTTAGGCGGATTCGAAAAATACTTGGCTCCCCGTAAGAACTACGTCACCAACCGTCATCAACTGCCAGACTACTGGCAAGCACGAATTCGTTCTGAATGGGGCCAGTATTTCGAATCTTTCGGATACAACTCAGACGATGAAGGCTAG
- a CDS encoding bifunctional lysylphosphatidylglycerol flippase/synthetase MprF, translating to MPAPSNSTIEASRPSQAPIHQVPPIDRSFERLEQLARVHGGSYDSYIATDTQGKEYFWSSDGQGVLCTVPKGGYVFVYGGILAPQESRRALVTEFLADCKRKRMTPSFFNAGLEDVQLLEEFGFRATKFGEEPIVELENCTWRGKDYEWVRRQTNYCLRNQLQFEEVRRDQMTGAEWNALMDEMDVISAHFLEEKPHASRMQNIVSRFCRDLMFGQRIFVARNTELQRVEAFVICNPCLDQNMWAIESYRKRRDAVRGVIPFLMHQCMTVFQQEEASYVTLSMLPLIRCETPRPGDSWVLRRMVTLAHKRFGAIYDSAGLYHFKTRFRPHRFDDRFICAYHRVTPGLLWAGMQSWGFHQVSLTTTLKKLFHQKKKKADRSQLAKPKATGDNRNAA from the coding sequence ATGCCAGCCCCGTCAAATTCTACGATTGAAGCATCGCGTCCCAGCCAGGCCCCAATTCATCAGGTTCCGCCGATTGATCGCAGCTTTGAGCGTCTTGAGCAATTGGCTCGCGTTCACGGCGGTTCTTACGATTCGTACATCGCGACCGACACGCAGGGCAAAGAATACTTCTGGTCATCCGATGGCCAGGGCGTTTTGTGCACAGTGCCGAAGGGGGGATACGTATTCGTGTATGGCGGCATTCTTGCGCCACAGGAATCGCGTCGAGCTTTGGTGACGGAATTTCTGGCGGACTGCAAGCGCAAGCGGATGACGCCCAGCTTTTTTAATGCCGGCCTGGAAGACGTTCAGCTTCTGGAAGAGTTCGGTTTTCGAGCCACCAAGTTTGGTGAAGAACCCATCGTCGAACTGGAAAACTGTACCTGGCGCGGCAAGGACTACGAATGGGTGCGGCGTCAGACAAACTACTGCTTGCGCAACCAGCTGCAGTTTGAAGAAGTCCGACGCGACCAGATGACGGGCGCGGAATGGAACGCGTTGATGGATGAGATGGATGTGATCTCAGCCCATTTTCTGGAAGAGAAACCTCACGCCAGCCGCATGCAGAACATTGTCAGCCGTTTCTGTCGCGATCTGATGTTCGGCCAGCGAATCTTTGTCGCTCGCAACACAGAATTGCAGCGCGTGGAAGCGTTCGTGATCTGCAATCCGTGCCTGGACCAAAACATGTGGGCCATCGAATCGTATCGCAAGCGACGCGATGCCGTGCGAGGCGTGATCCCGTTTTTGATGCATCAGTGCATGACGGTCTTTCAGCAGGAAGAAGCGTCATACGTCACGCTGTCGATGCTGCCGCTGATCCGATGCGAAACGCCGCGACCGGGGGACAGCTGGGTACTTCGTCGCATGGTGACACTGGCGCACAAGCGATTCGGAGCCATCTACGATTCGGCCGGTCTGTACCATTTCAAGACACGGTTTCGACCTCATCGTTTTGATGACCGTTTCATCTGTGCGTACCATCGAGTAACGCCAGGCTTGCTGTGGGCGGGCATGCAGTCGTGGGGCTTTCATCAGGTTAGCCTGACGACCACACTGAAGAAGCTGTTTCACCAGAAGAAAAAGAAGGCGGACCGCAGCCAGCTGGCAAAGCCGAAGGCCACGGGTGATAACCGCAATGCGGCATAA
- a CDS encoding ATP-dependent zinc protease has translation MKQAKPKQPPQAIGWREWLALPALGIQAIKAKIDTGARSSCLHAFSIKQFERDDRTWVRFKVHPIQRDSKTTMEVEAEVLEFRKVRSSSGHANVRPVILTPITWLDQSWNVEITLASRDEMGFRMLLGREAVRGRFVVDAGNSWYGGKPEQAVRKKKSNRKKDVS, from the coding sequence ATGAAACAGGCGAAGCCCAAACAGCCGCCACAAGCCATTGGCTGGCGCGAATGGCTAGCGTTGCCTGCCCTTGGCATCCAGGCAATCAAAGCGAAGATCGACACAGGCGCGCGTTCCAGCTGCCTGCACGCGTTTTCAATTAAGCAGTTTGAGCGGGACGACCGGACCTGGGTTCGCTTTAAGGTTCACCCCATTCAGCGCGATTCGAAGACGACGATGGAGGTGGAAGCCGAAGTTCTGGAATTCCGCAAGGTGCGAAGTTCCAGCGGTCACGCAAACGTTCGCCCGGTGATTCTCACGCCCATCACGTGGCTGGATCAGTCGTGGAACGTCGAAATCACTTTGGCTTCGCGAGACGAAATGGGATTTCGCATGCTATTGGGACGAGAAGCAGTGCGAGGCCGGTTTGTGGTCGATGCGGGAAATTCCTGGTATGGCGGCAAGCCGGAACAGGCGGTTCGGAAGAAGAAGTCTAACAGAAAAAAGGACGTTTCATGA